Sequence from the Candidatus Poribacteria bacterium genome:
ATCTGGAGAATGAAACGATAGATCGGATGACGATTTATGAGTTGGATCAGCATGACAAGGTTACTCGCCAGATTTTTGCAGATTCAGCGACTTGGTCACCGAACCAGTGGCATTTGTCGAAGGGATATGTCCGTCATTTCGATGGAGCGTCCGAAACTACTTTTGAACCGTTTGTAACCAAGCAGATCGAGCGAGCAGAGGAACCGGAACGTTTCGCAGGGAGCAATAAACACCTATCGGCGATGACAATTGGAGAGCTGCGGCAGCAGATTAAGTACAAACAGACCGCGGGGCAGGTGACACGGCGTGAGGAGGTCAAACTACACCATAGAATGGCGTATCCCTTTGCGGCGTTTGTTGTGATTCTGATTGGTGCGCCAATTTCGATTCGCTTTGGTGGTGCGGGATTTTTCGCTGGGTTGCTTGTTGCCTTCTTCCTTGTTTTTATGTACTGGGGAATTTCGTTGGCAACTCTTGAAGGACTTGGTGAGAATGGGAAACTACCGCCGGCTGTTGCTTGTTGGGGTGCGAATGTGCTTTACGCGACTATCGGAGGCATTCTGATCTGGAAGATGCCGAAGTGAGTCGAGAGAGCGAGATTTTCAGGAGGGCCAGACCT
This genomic interval carries:
- a CDS encoding LptF/LptG family permease, whose protein sequence is MRILERYVLIEYLRTFVFALAFFIALVITVRLLDKDIKRFDEEVSYLTAIQIVLLQAPRRSMEVIPLASFLAVFFVLGRKVENNELAAMQTAGISVYRLLLPILVSMFLVCIAFVIFYDQVASPAYHRANQLQKKIRLRRSRNVVFKGQHNRLFYIQNLDLENETIDRMTIYELDQHDKVTRQIFADSATWSPNQWHLSKGYVRHFDGASETTFEPFVTKQIERAEEPERFAGSNKHLSAMTIGELRQQIKYKQTAGQVTRREEVKLHHRMAYPFAAFVVILIGAPISIRFGGAGFFAGLLVAFFLVFMYWGISLATLEGLGENGKLPPAVACWGANVLYATIGGILIWKMPK